From the genome of Nicotiana sylvestris chromosome 2, ASM39365v2, whole genome shotgun sequence, one region includes:
- the LOC138885823 gene encoding uncharacterized protein — MTKKDSKARLIRWVILLQEFDLEIIDRKGSENQVADHLPRLEEERRPHDVLEINDSFFNEQLLSVSLNGMPWFADVANFFVTSIFPSELSSNQRKKLKWDSLDYYWDEPHLFKICNDGVIQRCIPEEEQMSILDACHSSPYDGYNGGERTASKVLSYGFYWPTLYKDASELVKRCSECQTTSRVSKKD; from the coding sequence ATGACAAAAAAGGACTCTAAGGCTAGGTTGATAAGATGGGTTATTctgcttcaagagtttgaccttgaaatCATTGATCGAAAagggagtgagaatcaagtggcggaccacttgccCCGCTTAGAAGAGGAGAGGAGGCCCCATGATGTCctcgaaattaatgattcatttttTAATGAACAGCTCCTCTCCGTGTCTTTGAATGGCATGCCTTGGTTCGCCGATGTGGCTAACTTCTTTGTGACTAGCATTTTCCcgagtgagctctcttctaaccaaaggaagaagcttaaatgggacagtttggattattattgggatgagccacaTCTTTTCAAGATTTGCAATGATGGTGTGATCCAGAGATGTATtccggaagaggagcaaatgagtattcttgatgcttgTCATTCCTCGCCCTACGATGGTTATAATGGTGGGGAGAGAACTGCTTCAAAGGTTCTCAGCTatggattttattggcctaccctGTATAAAGATGCTAGTGAGCTTGTTAAGAGATGTAGTGAGTGTCAGACAACTAGTAGAGTTTCCAAGAAGGAttaa
- the LOC138885824 gene encoding uncharacterized protein encodes MAVTTRSGRGGVASTSNPRKIVSDDVLVQEDDEPNNELQVNDENVNDEVRIDIDDNVEDTQNYVNPSREHVIDIPEMVVSKAKAPLPRPHPPYPQRLTKQNNKNQFKKLIDMMKSLSINVPLVEALEQMPGYAKFMKDLVTKKRSMNCETIKMTHQVSAIVNSMAPKLEDPDAFTIPCTIGSANFAKALCDLGASINLMPYSVFKTLGIGKPRPISMRLQIADMTMKRPLGIIDDVLVRVDKFILLADFVILDCEVLIILGRPFLDIGKALVDVEAGELTLRVGDEKVVFHVCKSMRQPNSNEVCSIVDLVTEVIVEDTNAVIKVEGPLEAVLLNHDVDEKEVLVEYVNALQGIGSYTYDP; translated from the coding sequence ATGGCGGTGACTACAAGAAGTGGTAGAGGTGGAGTTGCTAGTACCTCTAATCCAAGAAAGATTGTGAGTGATGATGTGTTGGTTCAAGAGGATGATGAACCAAATAATGAGTTGCAAGTTAatgatgagaacgtgaatgatGAAGTGAGGATAGACATTGATGACAATGTGGAGGATACACAAAAttatgtgaacccgtctagggaacacgtgatagacATACCAGAAATGGTAGTGTCTAAAGCCAAGGCTCCCTTGCCTAGGCCTCATCCaccatatcctcaaaggctcacAAAGCAAAACAATAAGAATCAGTTCAAGAAactcattgatatgatgaaaagtttatccataaatgtgcctttggttgaagctctagaacaaatgccgggatatgccaagttcatgaaggacttggtgacgaAGAAGAGATCAATGAACTGTGAAACAATCAAAATGAcacaccaagttagtgctattgTAAATTCCATGGCTCCAAAGTTAGAAGACCCCGATGCCTTTACAATCCCATGCACTATTGGTAGTGCCAATTTCGCCAAAGCTTTGTGTGACTTAGGGGCAAGCATTAACTTGATGCCATATTCTGTGTTCAAGACATTGGGGATTGGGAAACCAAGACCCATATCCATGAGGTTGCAAATAGCGGACATGACAATGAAGAGGCcattgggcattattgatgatgtgctagtTAGGGTCGACAAGTTCATACTTCTTGCGGATTTTGTGATACTTGACTGTGAGGTGCTGATCATATTAGGGAGACCTTTCCTAGATAtagggaaggccttagttgatgtggaagcaggggagctcaccttacgggtgggtgatgaaaaagttgtGTTCCATGTTTGCAAGTCAATGCGGCAGCCCAATAGCAACGAAGTATGTTCAATTGTGGATCTTGTGACCGAAGTGATTGTTGAAGACACAAATGCTGTGATTAAAGTGGAAGGCCCATTGGAAGCTGTGTTGTTGAATCATGATGTAGATGAGAAGGAAGTCTTGGTTGAATATGTCAATGCTTTACAAGGAATAGGTTCATATACATATGATCCCTAG